The sequence ATGATCCGCTAAAACTTCTCGCACTTTCTCCACCACTTTTTTCGTATCGGGATAGTTTCCTCCTCTTCGTTTTGCTAACCGGACCTGATAGCCAATGCGATGTTCTGCAAAAAAATCAGCCCAATTGTCCATCCAAGTATTAATTTGAGGGGTAGAACCAATGGTATTATTACGATGCCACCCGAATTGTTCGGCTACTCCTTTGCGGTGCATTTCGGCTAACTGTTCTCCCATCGCTTCCCAAACTTGAGAACCGCCACCGCGTCCAAATTCTAACCATTCCATGACAATATAAGCAGCATTATCAGTTGTTCCCCAACAAATGGGCTGAGGGATGCGAATGGTGTGGGTGTCATACATTTCTTTTAATCCCACCGCTTCTGCTGCAAACATTTCATATTCGGAAGCACTATTAAACTTCAGAAAATAGGTCTCGGTTCCATCGGTAATGGCGTAGCTTTGATTAATGGAACCCCCGCCGACTGAACGCCGATCTTTAATCTCAAAGGGTTTTCCTGTCGCTTGGGAAATTTCTTTTGCAATCTCTGTCCACATGAGTTTTTATCCTTTTCCGTAAGACAAAAAATACCCCCTCCAAAAGGAAGGGGTGAAACTGATTGAGCTATCTTATTTGAAGATTAGCCGTTGATTTCAGGTGCTTGCATCGCAACGGGAGTCGCTTCACCAGCAGCTAAGTCTAAGGGGAAGTTGTGCGCGT comes from Halothece sp. PCC 7418 and encodes:
- a CDS encoding fructosamine kinase family protein, encoding MWTEIAKEISQATGKPFEIKDRRSVGGGSINQSYAITDGTETYFLKFNSASEYEMFAAEAVGLKEMYDTHTIRIPQPICWGTTDNAAYIVMEWLEFGRGGGSQVWEAMGEQLAEMHRKGVAEQFGWHRNNTIGSTPQINTWMDNWADFFAEHRIGYQVRLAKRRGGNYPDTKKVVEKVREVLADHHPQPSLVHGDLWGGNAAVTKEGEPVILDPATYYGDREVDIAMSELFGGFPAAFYQGYNAAWELDAGYKQRKDLYNLYHILNHFNLFGGGYGSQASRMIDRLMKD